ATGCACTCTTAGCCGCTGGGTGTGAGCACATTTTTATAGACACCGCAAGCGGGGCCAAGGTGGAGCGGCCAGGGCTGACCGAGGCTTTTCAACATTGTCGCCCTGCCGATACGCTTGTCGTTTGGAAACTCGATCGTTTGGGACGTTCACTCCCGCATCTGGTTGAGACGGTTCGCGATCTCGTTTCCCGAGGTGTCGGGTTCAAGAGCTTGCAGGAAAACATTGACACCACGACTTCCGGAGGCAAGCTTATCTTCCATATCTTCGCATCGCTGGCTGAGTTCGAGCGGGACATCATCCGCGAGCGAACCAATGCTGGATTGTCAGCCGCACGAGCACGAGGTAGAAAAGGTGGCAGGCCAAAAGGGGTGGATGAAAAGAAGAAAAAGGCCGCTCTCTCGTTAAAGAAAGATCTTGATCGGAGCGTTAAGGATATTTGCGAGATTG
This genomic window from Desulfobulbaceae bacterium contains:
- a CDS encoding recombinase family protein, producing MLIGYARVSTTDQRLDLQKDALLAAGCEHIFIDTASGAKVERPGLTEAFQHCRPADTLVVWKLDRLGRSLPHLVETVRDLVSRGVGFKSLQENIDTTTSGGKLIFHIFASLAEFERDIIRERTNAGLSAARARGRKGGRPKGVDEKKKKAALSLKKDLDRSVKDICEIVGISRNTYYKYTSSEDKPKTNGKPKKSSQSAGQS